The Notolabrus celidotus isolate fNotCel1 chromosome 6, fNotCel1.pri, whole genome shotgun sequence nucleotide sequence ACTGGAAAAGTCTGCTAGTTTCGCTAACTTGCTAACGTTAACCGCGAAAGCTAGTTTTGGTCGCGGAGGGGCTCCATAGTTCTGCGCATGGGCTTTATTAGGTCCTCTTTAGGGGTGCTGCTgaaccttttaaaaataaaattattggATGTTTCATTCTATACCAAACTAGATTTTTTAATTCAGTAGAAATGTGTATACATGCACTTTTATATTCTAGATATCATATTGATAAAATTGTAGTCTTGGTGATGAATTCAGAGACCACTGAAGCCATCCTGATAAATTAATCTCAGTAACCTGAATAGTTTTAACAGAAGAGCTGGAAGGCTCCTCTTGGCTATAGAGTGGTAGATAAACTGAAGTGaaaccagaaacaaaagaaagaaagaatgtgaTACTCAGTGGTAAGACAGGCTCCTAAAATATGTGTTAGTCATTAACACGCCTCTTTATATCAACAATCTACAAGTGTGGGTGCTAGGAAGCCTACTAgtctagttgtatttatattgatacatttctttctatctatctatctatctatctatctatctatctatctatctatctatctatctatctatctatctatctatctatctatctatctatctatctatctatctatctatttatgcAGGTACGTCAAGGCACCTGTCACTCTGCTGCATTCACGTGCTGTTCAGATGCTCGGAGTTCCTATGTGTAGAAGTCTTTCTTCAAACCTTGCTCTTTTTATAAGGCCGTAATATAAAAGCGTTTGAAAGTATCTAGAAACGCGCTATAAATCCCATCAATTATTATTGTACTCGGTAAGCCAAGTACAAAATGTTCGGACTTAACTTGTTATTGTTCCTAATTCACGTAAATCACTCCCGTCAGAACTAGTTTTGGTCGCGGAGGGGCTCCATAGTTCTGCGCATGGGCTTTATTAGGTCCTCTTTAGGGGTGCTGCTgaaccttttaaaaataaaattattggATGTTTCATTCTATACCAAACTAGATTTTTTAATTCAGTAGAAATGTGTATACATGCACTTTTATATTCTAGATATCATATTGATAAAATTGTAgtaaattaatgttttaaattcaaaatgaaGCGTTCAGCAGGGCAGTAAGCcactaaaatgtaaaaatattgaatATCACAAGTTAAACATGTGCTCCAGCTAAAATTATAAGCATTCTTTTAACCATTTATTTAGTTAGGTGTtgagatgaatggatggaaagatcagtgttttttttctgcttttctttttataacttgaaagttatttatttttatactgaCCCTGCTAGACCTCTAAAGGTGTGCTGGggcaccaagtggcaaccttcaGTAAAATGAATAACCTTAACTCATCCTTTGAAATCCACAATGAGTTTTAAACTTCAGACACTTGAACACAAACACCAGTCTTCAAGTATTTACCTCATGTATCTCATCGGAAGGACTTTAAAGTTTGTTATTTCCACTCTCAGATGTTCTAATGCAGCCCTGCTGGCAGAGATAGACCTGTTTGAACGATATATCAGCCGCGTCGACCCCCAGGACCCAGTGTCACATGGAGGGGGAAGTGGTCCAGGGGCCCCTGGTGGGTCCAAACTGGAGAGTGGGGTAAGTGatgcaaaaaagaagaaacttcttgctaatgatgatgataattctTCCACTGACCacaattttttttccagattTTACATAAAAATGTAAGATCTTTTCATGGGAGGCCAGACTTTGTTTTGTGTACTGTTCTGGTTTGTTTGTAGATTGTTTGTAGTATTGACCAGTCTGGTAAAAAGTAGGAAGTACACATCCCGGCTCCCGTGGTTGGtgatctgaggaggatttatttctctccataaacagatatctgcaggAAAAGCAGCTAATAATCTgctctagatcaaacatttgcACTGAGACagaaatctgcttgatgctgtgtcactaaagacaaacAGCGTTAAGATtactgacttcctggaatgcatcagaaataatagatcccacctccatttaacaaacaaacactgtaaaagttgttttcttctcctcttgaggacagacctgacaaagcttgactttggacttttgactaatctgcatcatgctGTTGTTAATTCAGCAAAtttaagacccgttaattataAGAACATAAGAACATCAGAAGAACATCGGAAGAACATCAGAAGAACATCAGTtgctgtttcaggttcataccgctgaaggaagccagagtgaagcctctgtggaacttactatttacagtcaaactgagactcatcaAGGATTAACAGGGATAAACCTGGACATGACGGTGTATACTGTGCAGACATATTTGAAGAGTGAATTGCGACATGCCCGAGAAGTTTGCCCTCAATCCTAGGGGTGTTTAACATTGTCAAACAATAGCCAATGGATTGCAACGATCATGGCATGACTTCATTCTAATCCTTCTACTTGCCACTTTAGTCCTGGTAACCCAACATCATCTTTTATATGaccgtgtgtgtatgtgtgtgtacatgtactTGTCAGGGTCGTGGGCGGAGACGGAGGTCACGCTCTAACATACCAGATCACCTCCAACTGCTCACCTTGGAACAAAAACTTTCTGTGGCACAGAGAGAGCTAACAGAGACTCaacaagacagagagaaactCAAACAGAGCTGTGACACGATTGAGGATAAATACAAGGTAACTACAAAACCTCACAAATTGAAAGCAAACTAATCAAACAAATCCCCCACAACTTAAAGAACCTTTTGTCTCTCCAGGTCTCTGTGAAAGAGGCGGAAATACGCCTTTCAGAAATCAAAAAGGCTCAGAACGAGTTTGAGCGCAGACTGTTTAAACCGCTGAGGGACACCAGGTTGGACATCAAGGAGCCTGAGAAGGTGCTTCAGTACATCCAAGACAAGTCAAAGGTAAACAATGAGTCTAGTTTCATCAGATCAACCTGTGAAAAGAAGCatttttaaaagattatttaaaaaaaaatgtagtaatcAATTTATAGCTTGGCTTTAAAGAACATCTCATCTTTGcaacttttaaaattaaatgtgtttaattagTTTAAAACATGCAATTGTCATATTGTTCAGATAGTTTTTTAGATgcattaatgaaatattttccagatatgactttaaaaaagactttaaaaatctaatttgatcttctttttactttgtttcattatttgaatctgtcacaatattttaatattgctttttttaaactttagttTTGGGCTTTAATGCTCTTATTCAGAGGGAACACGACTGTGGATAGAGTAAGAAAGTCTCACCTCCTGCACCTCTGTGAAACTAACATGTTTTCTCTGAATTATCATTCACTCGATTCTTCATTCTACAGAAAGAGTCCAGTTTGGTCAGTGAATGTTGTCGTTTAACTCTGTTCTTTCCTCAAACACAAACTCCAACAGATCACCCAGCTGGATAAGTATCGTCTGAAAAACCAGGCCCTGaaagtgaaggagaagaagctccagcagcagcttctACAGAAAAGAGAAGCAGGAAAAGCTGAGTACGAGGTAATCCAAGAGAGCTAGAGGGCTTGTGAGTTAGGCTGTCTCACAAGAGAAGAGTGAAGGACATGGTGCGATCCTCTTTGATTTACTACATACTTTGTTGAACAATGAACCCGCTGTGTGTTTTCTTAGATAGTTTTCCAGGAGTTTAATGAACCAAGAATCGACAAAGACCTGGATGAACTTCAAGTCAATAATTTGAAAGTCCAACGTGTCCTCAGTTCTCATAAGGtaactgaattaaaatgttaGTGTGAGAGAAATAAATGTCTAGGTGTAAGAAAAAACACCAAAGCACAAGCTAATCATCTCCACTTTGGCTCCAGGATGTTCAATCTTTGAGtctgtgtgttatgtgtgtgttgacagGAGAAGCTGCAGAGTGTAACAAGGGAGTCCACAGAGCTGAGCAATGACAtcacaaacaggaagcaggCACTGGCCAAAATTCAGGAGGAGATACAGCATGCTCAGGAGGtttgtaataaaacaaaacaacattattcTGTACTTTAAGTCAAACTGTCAGAGTCTTGTGGTTTCTAGATAACCACAGAGTAACATGCATTAAAAGATGTAGCACCAGCCAAACATTTGTGCTTAATTTCTGTCTCTTGCATatatacttttaaaaattcctCTTCGTGTTTCCCTTCTCTGTCCAAATGTTCTCCTTCTTCAGGCATGTCTAAAGGCAGAGGCTCTAAACCAACACCTGCACTACCAGATTGCAGATTATGAGGCTCCTGGTATCATGGAATACATTCACCTCAAGGACAAACACAAGAGGCTGCAGCAGAGCATTCACACCTGGGAGAGGAAGGTCGGGATTTCTGAGGTAAactatattttgttttctttctccggATTCGTTCAGCTCTCTTCTCCAGGATTGTCTGTCACATGAGAGTTTAAAGGGTTTTGCTCCTTTTTACTGCACCATGCTGTGCCTCACtgcagctgcagaaaaacaacagttgTAGGACAGAATGTAAAACaattgtctctctcttttctgtttcccCAGATGGCCTTGAAGGTCCACAGTAAAGCCTGGAACACACAGAGAGCCACTTTCACTCCTGCAAACAGTGCCGCTGCTGGAGCTGGATCTGAACAGCACAGAGTCCCAGTAAAGCTTCCACACATAGCAGAACACAGCACATAAAGAAACACACTCAGGGGTGTTCACAAAGAATGGATTGTGGCAGATCAGTAGCACTATGAGTTGTGAATCAATTGTTCACGCTCTGTGCTCCATCTCAAGGTCTGATTCACAAAGCATACTATGCTTATGGTATTCAAGTGTAAACACGCGCAGAGAGTTTTGGTGCTTGGTGCAGTTTGCTGTGTTCCGGTCCTGCATAACAGTCCAGACCATCTCCACTGATGTGgaggaaatgttttttaatgtgttggcgTTGTGCCTCTCAAAGCTTTGGACTGATTTAACATCTTGTTttataacaatattaatatCAACGTCACATTTACAGACAATTTATTTTCTAGATGACACACTTGAAAGTTTAAGCATGACATCAGTGCAGTTAACTC carries:
- the ccdc113 gene encoding coiled-coil domain-containing protein 113; this encodes MFGLNLLLFLIHVNHSRQKLIVPIFCTTHECTVSPSNEASVLCTIATMAEDLSLTEEKGKEVMKEQKEDLYKRIQELRCSNAALLAEIDLFERYISRVDPQDPVSHGGGSGPGAPGGSKLESGGRGRRRRSRSNIPDHLQLLTLEQKLSVAQRELTETQQDREKLKQSCDTIEDKYKVSVKEAEIRLSEIKKAQNEFERRLFKPLRDTRLDIKEPEKVLQYIQDKSKITQLDKYRLKNQALKVKEKKLQQQLLQKREAGKAEYEIVFQEFNEPRIDKDLDELQVNNLKVQRVLSSHKEKLQSVTRESTELSNDITNRKQALAKIQEEIQHAQEACLKAEALNQHLHYQIADYEAPGIMEYIHLKDKHKRLQQSIHTWERKVGISEMALKVHSKAWNTQRATFTPANSAAAGAGSEQHRVPVKLPHIAEHST